The Desulfatiglans sp. DNA segment ATTTTTAAAGACAGGCATTTGACATATTTAAAACCGGTTGTGTCAAAATTGTATCGTTTTTCAGTAAATCCATGACACAATATTTGAACTTGTTTATTACCAGCACAGACAAGATTGCTATTCCTGTTGACAAAATTATCTATTAATGTATTTTCATTGAATAATTATTCAGTCAATTGATAACGAGGTTAAGTTGCCCAGAAACAGGGAACAAAACGAGCAGATGAGGTCACAGCGCACAGAGCAGATACTTGCCGCATCTTTAAGGCTTTTTGCAAAAAGAGGGCTCAGCGCAACAAAGATATCAGATATTGCGGCAGAGACAGGCATGTCACAAGGGCTTATCTATCACTACTACAGCTCAAAGGAGGAGATATACACGGAGATAATAAAGGATGCATTCAGGCGTTTGAATGAGGCGGTTAC contains these protein-coding regions:
- a CDS encoding TetR/AcrR family transcriptional regulator, translated to MPRNREQNEQMRSQRTEQILAASLRLFAKRGLSATKISDIAAETGMSQGLIYHYYSSKEEIYTEIIKDAFRRLNEAVTILKNMNLPPEEKIKKAFDGLLINLEKSDDSARYHYLVAQASVSDAIPEEAKKTIKENRDYPYQV